The nucleotide window TAATAATTTAGAATCTTATATATTATAGGccttttagccaaaatagtctttgagatttgtataacacatcactttggtccctgaggttgcaaattaatagaaatggtccatgagattgtccaccatccattctTTTGGTCCtttcgttaaaaactccgttaagtgtcccggagctcttggccggaagtttgggcaattttcaaagtttcgtaactcaatcgtttcttaaccaaattcaacccataatatatcaaaatgaagatagaaaagtgtagaataagattatacctatttggaagcccaatggttgccaaagatggccggaaaatagcctgaaaggtgaccgGTCCgggggaaaactggaaaactcgccagaaactgggtaaactttaaacattcaaaaatgaaaatcatacttctcaacaagACAAAGATAATGATACCTTTCTTGATGGCTAACTAACCATGTTTTGACCGGAAAACGActcaaaagtggctaactcgatgaccaagatagccactttcgagccgttttttgGCCAAACCACAGCGCTTTAGCCTTtgagaaaggtaccattctcttttctcgtcgagaagtatgatttttgtttttgaatcactcgatttcgttgagtattgaagaagttatgaatgtttaaagtttacccagtttccagcgagttttctagttttcctGCGGACCAGTCACATTTCAGACTATTTTTCGGCCATCTCCTGAAACCATTGGGCTTACAAATGtcataatcttgttctacactttcctatcttcattttaatatattatgggccaaatttggttaagaaacaattgagttacaaagctttaaaaattgcccaaacttccgaccAATAGCTCCggaacacttaacggagtttttaatggaatgaccaaaataatggatggtggacaatctcatggaccatttctattgattttcaatcttagggaccaaagtgatgtgttatgcaaatctcaatgaccattttggataaaaatccTATATTATATtacatatttaaattaaattatatacatatataatatttgGTTCAGTTTGAtcctaccaaaataaccaaaatttcaTACTGATTCTCGTACCAAATGTTTCCGTTATGGTTCGGTTTCATGTATCGAAtgtttcggttttttcggttctGGTTCGATTTCAGttttcttgggttttttttCCACCTCTAGTTGTGTGTGGTTTGCTTCTTTTAActcttaaaaaaatttaattcgtttaaattaaacaaattataaaatcaatttttaaaaaaaataaattaaattaaattacaagGGAATCAATTACCACTCGCGCAAGCAGGTGCAAGAGACAAGTATATGTAAAACGAACAACTATTTTGCAAAACCTTAACAAAACATGCCCTCAGCTTCTCTAATCCCATGTGAAAGTCCCTTGCCATTTCCTTAGTAACATTTTGAAGTTTACAAAAATGTACTTTGGCAATACAGAACACCCCAACACTCCTAAGATAAAGAAAGTTAAGGTTTCACAATACAATTAATTGAGAATATGAATAGTGACCCAATCACTATAAGCACATGGAATGTCCCTTGTCTCCCCAAAATGGGATTCACTCTTTCAACATGATCCCTTATGTATGGCAATTTACGTGTGGTGTCTTTTCAAGTCTAACATATGAACAATACAAACGGAGTGATGTGAAACACATGTGGTCATTGAGCTTCACGTACGGGACAACTTGCTCAAAtatcatgaaaaaaaataaattccatcataaaatcaattaacaATATAGAAAATAATTCAATTACTTATAATATTATTTGATACATATATCCAATCCACTGAAAATCTTCTTGGtgtaataaaaaatttggaaaacaGATACGGAGATAGAAGTGATAGATTGTACAACTTTTGCCACAGGTTTTGAATAATAACTTCAGTAGTGGTCAGTACTGAAAAATATTCAATCCAGCCTTCCGACACCACAGTAATTTACCGGCTTTAACCTCCCACTTTTAATATGTTGCGATCAGTactgaaaaataaaagttcATTGGGAAATTGATTAAAATAAAAGTTCATGGGAAAACTGGCAGCCTCTTTACAAGTTCCAGGAGGAGGAGGCAATCAGCAAATACAGCGATTTCCAAAAAAAGAAGTCTGTCAATCTGGATCACACATTCCAATATGAATCCATGTAAACAAACTGTCTATATCGAAGTCCAACATTAACATATCAGACGGTTTAACATGAGCACATTCCCCTCGTGTACATGTATACAACAATGGATGCAAATTATCACCTGACGAACTGTGTCCCGAAGGTGAAACTGGATTGAGATATGGGGAAGAAAACTGATGTTTTCAACACAACTTAGGtgaataacaataaaaaaaacatcgCTTAGGAAGCTCCATGTGATATCCGGCCTGTGATACTTGACAACTTAAATAGATAAGATCATATGTAAGTCACGAGAAAAGAGCAGAGTTGATCGAACCCGAGATTGAAGAGATTTGTACGATGTAGCAATTGGTAACAGAGGGCCAAACTGTCATAACGAATTGGCACAGGAGTTGTTCTTGTCCTTCCAGACATTGTGTGGAACAATTGAATGTAAACAGCCCTTTCGAAGACAGGTAGTCCTGCTTTGAGCTTTCATTGACTACAATTCGTCATGCCCCATGCTTCCGCTGCCTGTCAAAAGAAAGACGCAGCATGCACTTATGAGACACTTGAGGTTGGTAATAAACAAGagaaacttttcttttttacttcaGAACTCAGTTCAGAATTTTTTTTAGCATGGTGAAACAACACTTTCGAGTTTGTGCTCGAGTTGTTAGATCATTGTCTTCTATGGAAAAATGTTTGTAGGTATGCTGAAATCCAAAACTACCATCAAAATGGAGAAAGATTTTACCTGGAGACTTTTCtttgaagaaaaatgagatctcTCGTTGAGCTGATTGAAGAGAATCCGACCCATGAACACAGTTTCTTTGTAAATCCTTCCCGCACATTGCTCTTATGCTggggaaaaaaaaggaactaATCAGGACATCCAGCACGGAAATGGATACACGGTGAAGTTGTACTATGAAATTTAAGAAAGAGTTAACAAGTATAAAGACGATTAAACAATAACATAAAATACCTGTTGGGATGAGTAATCTTTGCTTTACTTGCATCAGTTGGGCCAATTAAAGTGCGCCAATCTGCAACAGCGTTTTCCTTCTCCAAAACCATAATCAATACTGGTCCACTGATAAAGTATTGAgtgggaggaggagagagaagacaACATCGTAATGCAGCAACAACAAAACATCACAGAAACTACCCCAAAATAAGCAGTGAATTGAAAGTTTATTCAAGGAAGAACACCACACTCATAATATTTCGGTCTTCTGATTAAAACAAGGAAATATTTGCTAGAACAGAACTATGTTGTATTGCAAAAGCTCTAGAATAGGAGGGGTAGGCCTTGCAATAAAGACTTCTCATAATTGAAAACTTGGGAAGAACCTCAACATCCCACAAAACTAGCTCTAATAAGCTTCCGATCATTCTCGTACGTATAAATAGCTCATGTGTGAGATGAATTCAGATTGCCATGGTAAGGCACTGAGTGAACAATGATGCCTTCTTTCGATCAGTTATTACGAAGTGAATAAGTTGCATATCTATGCTTATACATAAGTTAAGCAATTTTGTTTGCTACTGTTCATTGGCATGTGTTCACGGGCAATGAATGCATATATGTGTGTTTCGAGTAGATACCagcaaaaacaagaaagatacaTGTTGACATGTAAATTACTATCATAGAATAAGAAAGATGTGAAAGCGAGACGGAAACATAAACAAAGCAAAACCATCAAAGACGTTTAAGTCAATCAGCTATGCATCACAAGAAACAACTGATATGAAGCTTGCGAAGATTAAACATCCAAACATATTGATCTAGCAATTAGCCAAGAAAACTAAGAATAATTTCCATGAGTTCAGCAGATACCTTGTCATGTACCTGACTAGGTCAGAAAAGAAGCTCCTCGAAGAATGCTCGGCATAGAAGCTCATTGCAGCGTCCTCGTCAAGTTGGACGAGCCTTTCGTTGAGGATTCTAAACCCAGAATCCGAAATAGCATTCTTTATCTTATCAGTGTAGTTATCATACAACCCATCTGGCTTTATTATTGCTAATGTCATCTCCTTCTCTGCAGTTGCATCAGACCTACACTTTTACAAAACATTAAATCAAAGACCCGTTAGGAAATACTACTCAAATACATATAGCAAGCAGTTCTGCTCACGAGCGTTTTTGCTATAAGTGCTTTTATTAGAAGCATGTCGAAATTTGTATAGAAAACTGAAGTGCTTCCTGGAAAAGCACTTTCAGTGTAATCTCAGCCTCCAAACATGGCGTTATTAGTAATCAAAACGGAAAGTTGAAAACTTTAGATTCGGGGTTACCTGCAagggagagacagagagaccACAAAGCCGATCAAGAGAAAGTTAGAGACGATCGAAACCACTCTGGGGAGCATCTTGTGATCGAAACCAGCAGTGGATTCACTGTAATAGCAATCGAATTAGTTGCTGCACAATGACATAATAAACAGAATCAGATAATCGGCTGTTTGGTTGCCGACAAAAAAATTCAGTGAAGATTGATGCTTTTCGATctcagagggagagagatttaatttTCTCGGCATCCAAACAGAAGGTCGGTATGGActagaaagaaaaggaaaagggtgGGGTGGGGGcgggaaagggaaaaaaagggaCAAACCAGAAAATTGGGAGGCTTGGAGTTTGGGCTGGCAAATGACAACTGTCGAAACACCGTAAACTCCGAACCGGACTTGAAATTATTTGACTCCCAATTACCTTCTCGCTGAGTTCATATTTTGACTTATATAGACGatgattttaaaattaaattattatgacGTATACATTTTGAAACCTAGCTCAAATCATCTGtctttaatataaatatatcattatagtataaaataaatacaCGAGTGATTTTTTGTATTTCAACTTTCATTATCATGGAAATCAGGCAATTATCGCAACTCCTTTAAAATAGTATTTAAAATGACGATAAAAGATGATTATTTTGAAGTGCTAACAATACCTTTGAAATGTTTGGTCTCTCGTCTCTTGCATTAAGCTAGATAACTCATTAGATTTAATATATCTTGAAGCCAGAAATGGACGTCAGTTTTTAAGAAAGGGATATGTTTAATTCATGATTAATCTTCAACTTCAACAATATTTGAAAGTCGCCATCTGTTCCTACTTCAACATGTCTCTGAGTCTAATAAATGCAGTCATACGCACCAAACGAGcccaaaagaaaatacaacaTATATGATAGAGAAACTTCgattagaagaagaaatttCATCATATATTAAAAACACAACAGATGTTATATACAAACATAAGATTCTTCTGCTTTGCTCTTCAATTCCTTGATATACTCTATCGTTACATCATCCTGCGAATAGTTCATAGCAACAATTCAGGCACTCAATGCAGGCAAGGGCAGTGCAGACTTGTGTGAGAACAATCGCGCACTGGTTGTTCATGTGCGAACAAGTCCTAATGAAACACATGCAACAGACGCGGTCCAGTACTCGGCTGCAGCAGTTGGAAGCCGCGTTCACCAACATTTCTGTGGCATCAGCCGGCTTTTCTTCTTCGCTTCCTGGTGCTTTGTTCTGGACCGTTGCAGTCAAGTTACCAAAGCCAAAACCCAGGTTTCCGAGGATTATCACCTTCTGGTTATTCGACTCTGGCTTCTTCCGCTGAGTAATTTTGTTGTAGACCTACTTGGAAGTTGGAAGCAATTAGATTACTTCTATTATTTATTGCTAAGCAATAAGAGTACTTCAATGCGAGCGTTAACTGGTTATAAACTCAAAAGCATCATCCAGGAACTCAGTTACTTATTTTGAGATTATTAGAGAGAGAATAATGAATTCAAGCTTCATATAATGGCAAACTCCGGTAGGAGGTGGATTTAGATAGGGTGGAATAAAGTAACTTAAATAACTTTATCTTAGAAGGGTAACACGTAATATGCATATCTTCACAGCCTAAACGAATTCATGACAGAACACTTTCTCTGCAGATCACTGACAAGGAACTCAGGAGAACCCTTTATCTACCTAGAAAAGAACAAGGTAGGTATGTCTAGCAAACATCATATAAGAAACACAGGAAGAGCTAAAGATGCATACCTCTTGGATCATAACTGATTCCGGTGCTTTCTTTCCCTCATTAGTCAGCAATAGTATCATGCAAGTGTACTCAGATGGAACCCCTGTTTGTTTGCTCAATTTAGAAACCTAGAAGCAAAGCAGGTTGAACAATTGTAGTGGATGTCAAAAGGGTACATAAATCCGAACTTCtaccaacaaaataattaagaaaatctTCATTTTTCTATAAACTCTGAATCATAATTAgcatgaaatttgaaaatatagtGAGGGTTATGGTTAGATAAGGTAGAGATAGGGAATCGGTGCAGTTGCAGAAGAGCATCCAGCCAATCTTGCTTATCTATAATTCAATGACAGAAGAATTCATCAAACTCCaacgaaaaaaagaaagaagaaaaaaccttCTCTTCTAGCTCTTCACTTCCCAATAACCATGCATGAGCTGTAAGCATGTCAATGTGCCTTCTTGCAAGCACCTGTTCCAGAAAAAAGCAGGTAAATGAGTCCATTTCTTTGATTTGAAGAGAAAAGAAGGCATAAGTTCATCAATACcaagagtacttgcatggaagTAAAGAGGGCAGGCAGATCATTGCTTACTGTGATTCTACGTAacattttcaatttcttacCTGATCAAGTGGAATATCCTTAGATCTTTGCACTTTCAAGTCTATTACAAAATTGCTCATATCAGCCAAGGTACCACGAACTTTAATGGAATCGGGAAAGCTTCCCTCGTATCTGCCTGACATGATCAATGGACTTCCAGATGAAAGGTCTGGAATATGAGATGGATACCGCTGCAAGGAGCAACAGAAAAGTACAACATGCCACTATGCAGTTAGAAATTGGAATGGAAACATTGTTAGATGAAAAAGTAGTAATATTTAAAGTCCTCCTAGCAAAATAGACTCTAATATCATTAAACCTCAAGATACAAAATGGGACACAAATTTCAGCCAAAAGCCCAATACTAGCATACCTCAAGTGAATCAAGAGAGTCTAAAGCATCCACGGTTATATTGGCAAGAATCACTGACGACGCACTTGTGAATAACCTTTGCATTTTATAGTCAATTGACTCTGCAACGAAAGAATATATTGAAGTATATAATACTCTATGTTAATAGCTTAATACATgtaggaagagagagagggagagagagagagagagagagagagagagagagaaaattccTTAGTTTGAGACCATCACACAAGATTAGAATCATTAAACACAAGATTAGCATCATTACTAATAAAACACATAATTATCGTATTTCGTATTGACAACTTATTATTTTGGTGAACAATGATGAAATTACAGTTAAAAGAAAGGGGGAAGGAACTGACCTGAATCATAAGCAGCATCATAGTAGCCCTTCCCAATTTGGGCTAGCATTTGCAGAAAGTAATGGTTACAATATAAACCTGTCAAGATATTTCAGGAAAACTAagtcacaaattctagaaaggAAGAGTAATACgatcatcaatattttaatagtCGTCAAACTAAATGATCTTGATCCAAAAGAAAAATCCAACAAGTAAAGGAACAATACCCTTACCTATGCCAAGAGTAGATATGCGAGGACAAACTGAACCTGCACTAGCATAACCTTTCATAAAAGTGCAAATCTCCCTCTCATTTTCAACTGCCCCATCAGTTACGAGAAAGATGAAGGGAAGTGAATCAACCGTCTTGGCCAACAATATCATAGCCTAAAACAAATCAGACCACAGGATACAAAATCAGATGCTCTTCAAAGAGCGTGCATGTTGTTGAAATCGATTAGACAGAAATCATTTCGAAATATGCATGAATGCACAGTGGTCACTAGGAGGGCATGTTCAACATTTGGGATACCTCTCTGAGGGGAAGCAAGATATTTGTACCACCATTCGCATTAAGATTGGCATCAACCCAGTTCTTAGCTTTTAGCATTGCCTCATTTGTTGCCAACTCCATTGATGATGAGAATAAGTGAACCCCTTCATTGAAAGCTATTATGTTGAAAGTATCTTCTCGGTTGAGATTAGAAAGTGATGCCAACAGTGCATTCTTTGCATTTTCAAGAGGGTCTCCCAGCATGCTTCGACTCATATCAACAATGAATATAACTTGCCTTTTAAAAACCTATAAATTCAGCAATATAAAGTTAGAATTACCATGGCAAAAGGCCGTAAAAGtccgtttaaaaaaaaaaaaaaaaaattatttgggaCATGGAACTGGAAAATTCACCATCTAATACGAATGATTATCCCATTACAACCTCAATGCAACATTATATAAAGTTAGAATGAAATAGGTGTTAGGGCTAAACGAACCCTTCTAATCTGGGTATTCCGGGGCATCAGATAGAAGTAGAACATCTCCCTATCATCAAAATCACGAAGCGTTGGAGATTGCAAGAACACACCACCATACAAGTCATTTGTATGAACCTGTAAATACAGTTTCCATTCAAGATGAAAAAACACATATCATGATTGCTCTGTGACCATcattttcttaaaaaacttCTCACAAAGTGATGCATATCACAAAATTCATTAATAACACAAGCATTGATTCAAAGCCTTACAGTGTATGAAAAACTAAAGGCCGCACTTGACCATGATTGTACCTCTGCTTCATATGAAAAACTCAATCTACCGCTTTGGCGCCTCACCTCCTACAAAATCATTAGTCAGTAGTCAGTAATCAGTATCACTTCACATACATCCAAGGACTATATGGAACTTACGAAAATGATTTACCTTAAGAGGGTGGCTGGTACTTTTCCATGAAAGGTCTATGTTAGTACCGACATTCACATTCAACAAAATCTTTTCCCGCTTTGAAATTTTCCTCCCAACGGGATTGACATATGCCGGAAAACGAAAAGGTACACTGAGGGAGAAGTGGCCATCATGATACAACAATTTCTGAGACCATCTGATCTTGAACGAAAGTAATGAGCCTCCATCAACCTGTGGGACCTTCAAAGTGTATGCCTGGCGTTTCAGAAAGTAACCATCTTGGCCTACTTTCTCCACATTTCTTGGGTCCTCCGCCGCGATCAGCTGAGTCCGATATGATCTTCCGCCGGCTTCAGACTCAACACCTAGAAGTGAACCCTGTTAGCCAAATCATGTTTTTTTCTTGagaatttattaaaaatatagcCTATAAAACttcatattacaaataattAGGtaccaaaatatttaaaaaaaaaaatatatatatatatatattatttaagtCCTTCCATTTCCAATTTCAACCCTTCAGTTAACTTAATTCACATTAATCACTaatacaaatttcttttctttttttttactggATCAGAAAAAATAAGCAAATTACATTAACTTAATCTAGATTAATTAGTAGCACAAATTTCTtcccttattttttattgaataaaaaaaatacacaaattTCAAAAGATTAAAAGCTTCCAATGCTCCACATAAGTCAGAAGTCCCACTACCTGCTCGCCCATCGGCACGGCCACGCGACACTCGCACCTTTTCGCGGCGGAAACACAATGAACGCGCCACGTGCCGCTCACGGTAACAAACGCAGTGTCCAGGTAAACCTCGATCTCCATACCTATCCCGTGCATATGCAGAGGTATCAACGCGGGCGGTTGACACAGGCCGTGGACGTACGGCTGGTAGCTCGGAATGTCCGGATTATCGACGATTTCCGGGTCGGAAACCACCGCGTACACCATCGGAGCCTCCGGAAAATAAGACTTCGATGACCTCTTCATCTCCGACGGATTGGGGACCGACTCCTTGCCGTAGAACACCCGCTTGGAGAGGCCGAGGCCGTACTCGACGCAGCTGGTGAACTCGGTAGCCATTTCGCCGGAAACTTAGGGTTTTGAGAGCTGAAGAGAGAGGTGGTGAGATGGTTTGGAAGGAGAAGGTGTGAGGTTTGCGAAGGTAAGCTTTCGGCTTTCGGCTTTCGGCTTTTGAAAGGCAGTTAAAGAGAGAGGGGACGAACGGTCTGGTGGAGGgaagattaattttttaattaattgtggGTTTAATGAGTATTTAATGGTAAAAGTGCCAATTAATGTCAGACATGTTTCTGTCAGTGGtgggttttgaacttttcacgACAAAAAGACAAATCGGTGGGGCACAAGTCATCTACGTTGAGGGATAGATATTGTGTCTCCAGGTGGATGCTGAGATCGTGTGCCCGCCACTGGGACCCTGCCACGTCTGTAAATTCTCTACGGAGAAGCAACCAAACGACCACTGCAGAAAGAATAAATTATATGCTATtgttaattaaattttgattaacGAATTTTTTCCTATTGGACAAATCAGTAACTTTGTTAGACACTACAGTTCAAATCATTTTGGTAATGGCTAAAAACATTGAGatatccaaatttttttttacataaaagtaaaaatgttTATGCGTTACAAAAGCAATTTTTTATAGTcctatattatattattataaatGATTTTTTAGTATGTCCTAGTAAAAATTAGGATGGTGCGAAGCAATTTTCATATACTATTGTTGTGATGTGGTTCAATCAAAAGATGCGAAATGATTGATTTTTAAGAGAATAACTTGGCATTTGACAAGAATTCTAAAGTTGAGTAAGGTGATTATCCAATTAAGAAACCCTGAGATGGAGCCATTAAGCTTCTTTGCCTTAATGGGAAGGGAAGAATGTTTGAATTGGAGTTTAATGTCTTAGTTGGTATTGGTAAGGGGGGGATACCTCGCTTTTGATGTCTTGGTTTCATAGTTTGGGATTAGGGATGGGTAACGGTTATAGCGGGTGGGTAACCGTAGTTATTTACCCATAAGCGTTTAtactcatacccgcataactatttacctgttgggtaattgcctaaacgatTATACTCATACAcgtaaccgtttataaatggttaaccatactcatttaactgtaaccgtttaatacatgtttacccatttacctttttaacccatttatcttttttttttaccattacccatttttcacccatctaaatgttttttttttaccaatcccaaaccaaattttcgggaatctcAAATATTTATGGGATTTTGGGACAAATCGAAAACcccaaattaaaatatgaaattatgaattgttCTTCAAATCGGAATCCCCAGTTCCCCACAATCTTTGCTAGAAGTCAGATCTTGAAAGTAGAAGATGAAGCCAGTTAATGATAAAACGATCACAAAAGACTACGAAACATACTTTGGGGTGCTCCATGGTGCTCCCAAAATATCCTATATATTTCAAAGGATAAAAACGTGTAAGCAGATGCAATCTCTACATCTTTCAACTTTGGAGAACTTCCCGCAACTCTAAGTGTTCAATATGTTGGATTTAATAGTCTTAGGTGCAGACATTGATCTAAGGATGGCTGAGTGAGGGTTTTATTTGAATTcaacggttgagattaaatctcaaccaaatcCGATAGTTGTTACAATtccaaatatataattaaaattaaataatatatattttttcggttcggtttggaaTTATCGAACGAATGAAAATGTGAGACCCGTACTGAAATTTCGAGATTGGTTCGGGATTAGGTATCGAAATTTTCAGGATTTGAGATTTGAGATTTTTTCAGTTTGGTTTCGGAATTTTTTCGGTTCAGTTTGGAATTTTCAGTATTTTTTCCCACCCCTatagaacatggtttgtgttaattttacatatataaaataaatgagtaAACGGTTACTCGTTTATAActgcggttaatacccataaccactcatttaaatttcacgggtaaacagttatacccataaccgtttatttatctaaacggttacccataaccgtaaccgtgagGTTTATATGGCAGGTAACCGCGGTTAACCgcgggtattttgcccatccctatttGGGATTTCTTTGCACTCGTTGCCAAAAACATTGATAAACTGAAGATAATTGTTTTACTATTGTGCCTTGAATTTAACCGAAGGATAGACAGAGGATGCAGTAgtagaaaagagagaaaagagaggtaTAGGGAAGTTCTGTGTGTGTCTTTTCCTCAGCTTGGtgattttatttatagtaaactaACATGTTTACTTGTCCTTCAAGTACAAAAGCCTAAGATATTCTAGATCACATAAGAATCTTAAATACAATTTACTAAGATTTACGCAATCAGACACATGCTATAATTtttattacaacatttaatagttTATATAAAATGAAATATGTGTTTCTAATTAAttgaccaaaataattaaaagtgtATACACCAaactaggggtggttcggtatgggatcccataccgaaactcttgtcccgattcccataccgaaattttcgggaatctcaatttcaataccgatcccaaatcaaattttcgggaatcccaattttcgggaatcccgaaataatttcgggatttcgggacaaatcgggaatcccgaaataattttgggcttttgggcttttggacaaaAAAAGCTAATATTGGTCCAATTGGCCTAATATTGGGCCGTGCCCACTGAATGTAACAGCCCCATATGGGCTTTACTTGATTCAATCAAATAAGAAGACATGACCTTCATATCGAAAGCCAAAACTAAATAGCACGAATTTTGTCAAGAAGACATGACCTTCAGTTTCTGTGACTCAAGTTCCACTCCTTTTGCTTATCTAGTTACAGTCAAAACTAAATAGCACGAATTTTGTCAAGATATAACCTTCATATCGAAAGCCAAAAGTTCCATAAATTCACCCCCACCCGAATTTCACCAAATGAAAGAAGACATTCGagaaaatatataacatgttttAAAACAAAGTTCACACTCTACAAATCAAATTAAATGCGAAAACATGCCCCGAACTACAAGTAGATTATACACATCAAATTCATAAGACTGGACTGATAAAGAGAAAAGGCATCGCATTATTATAAGAACAAGAATTCCCAGTGCCTAATAACAAAAAATGCTAAATTGAAACCAGAAATAAGAAAACCAACCACTTACCGGGGGTTGAGCAGTCCGCTGGGCCGCCTCGATGTTCCTAGTAAGCTGCGAGAGCTGCGAAAGCGCTGCCACGGCCGCTGGATTCAACCCA belongs to Malus sylvestris chromosome 17, drMalSylv7.2, whole genome shotgun sequence and includes:
- the LOC126612603 gene encoding probable nucleoside diphosphate kinase 5 isoform X1, with protein sequence MLPRVVSIVSNFLLIGFVVSLSLPCRSDATAEKEMTLAIIKPDGLYDNYTDKIKNAISDSGFRILNERLVQLDEDAAMSFYAEHSSRSFFSDLVRYMTSGPVLIMVLEKENAVADWRTLIGPTDASKAKITHPNSIRAMCGKDLQRNCVHGSDSLQSAQREISFFFKEKSPGSGSMGHDEL
- the LOC126612603 gene encoding probable nucleoside diphosphate kinase 5 isoform X2; protein product: MLPRVVSIVSNFLLIGFVVSLSLPCRSDATAEKEMTLAIIKPDGLYDNYTDKIKNAISDSGFRILNERLVQLDEDAAMSFYAEHSSRSFFSDLVSGPVLIMVLEKENAVADWRTLIGPTDASKAKITHPNSIRAMCGKDLQRNCVHGSDSLQSAQREISFFFKEKSPGSGSMGHDEL
- the LOC126612621 gene encoding uncharacterized protein LOC126612621 encodes the protein MATEFTSCVEYGLGLSKRVFYGKESVPNPSEMKRSSKSYFPEAPMVYAVVSDPEIVDNPDIPSYQPYVHGLCQPPALIPLHMHGIGMEIEVYLDTAFVTVSGTWRVHCVSAAKRCECRVAVPMGEQGSLLGVESEAGGRSYRTQLIAAEDPRNVEKVGQDGYFLKRQAYTLKVPQVDGGSLLSFKIRWSQKLLYHDGHFSLSVPFRFPAYVNPVGRKISKREKILLNVNVGTNIDLSWKSTSHPLKEVRRQSGRLSFSYEAEVQSWSSAAFSFSYTVHTNDLYGGVFLQSPTLRDFDDREMFYFYLMPRNTQIRRVFKRQVIFIVDMSRSMLGDPLENAKNALLASLSNLNREDTFNIIAFNEGVHLFSSSMELATNEAMLKAKNWVDANLNANGGTNILLPLREAMILLAKTVDSLPFIFLVTDGAVENEREICTFMKGYASAGSVCPRISTLGIGLYCNHYFLQMLAQIGKGYYDAAYDSESIDYKMQRLFTSASSVILANITVDALDSLDSLERYPSHIPDLSSGSPLIMSGRYEGSFPDSIKVRGTLADMSNFVIDLKVQRSKDIPLDQVLARRHIDMLTAHAWLLGSEELEEKVSKLSKQTGVPSEYTCMILLLTNEGKKAPESVMIQEVYNKITQRKKPESNNQKVIILGNLGFGFGNLTATVQNKAPGSEEEKPADATEMLVNAASNCCSRVLDRVCCMCFIRTCSHMNNQCAIVLTQVCTALACIECLNCCYELFAG